The sequence GCGAACTGTCGGGCCACCCCGATTATGCGCTGTTCCTGTGTAATTCAGGGGCCGAAGCCAACGAGAACGCGCTTAAACTGGCCTCGTTTCATACGGGCCGAAAAGGTGTTGTCGCCTTCACCAAATCGTTTCACGGCCGCACAGCCGGGGCCGTTGCCGCGACCGACAACCCCGCGATTGTGGCCCCCGTCAACGCGACGGATCACGTCACGTTTTTGCTCTTCAACGACCCCGACGCCGCTATGGCGGGTATCACGACGGACACTTGCGCGGTGATCGTCGAGGGCATTCAGGGCGTGGGGGGCATTCAGGTAGCGTCTGACGCGTTTCTGAAAGCCCTCCGTCAGCGTTGCGACGAAACCGGGGCGGTGCTCATTCTCGACAGCGTGCAGTGCGGCTATGGCCGGTCGGGGAAATTTTTCTCGCATCAGTATAGCGGCATCCGTGCCGACATTATTTCGATGGCCAAGGGTATGGGCAACGGCTTTCCCATTGGTGGTATCCTGATCGCGCCCGAGTTCAAAGCGTCTTACGGCCTGCTGGGCACTACCTTTGGCGGCAATCACCTGGCCTGTGTGGCGGGTATTGCCGTGCTCGACATCATGCGCGAGGAGGGACTGATGGACAACGCCGCCCGCATCGGCACGTACCTGATGGATGGTATTCGGCAGATCGGGGGTTACAAAGACCTGCGTGGCCGCGGCCTGATGATCGGCATCGAATACGATTTCCCGGTCGAGGCCCTGCGTCATCAGTTGCTGTTCGAGCACAAGCAGTTTACGGGCGTGGCGGGTAAGCACACCATCCGCCTGCTGCCCTCGCTCGCCCTCGGCACCGACGAAGCCGACCAATTCCTGGAGGCACTGGAGAACTGTCTGCTTAAACACAGAGATACAGCGACTGCACAGAGCTAACCTAGATAGATCAGCTTTCAGAGAAAGTGATTGGTTGTACTATTCAGGTTCATCGACTTATTAATTGACGAACAACTCGTGGTGGATTTGAAAGCTGTTGACAGTCTTTTATCTATCCATACAGCGCAAATTCTAAAGTATTTGCGAGTTGCAAAATGCCGCTTCGGGCTACTGATAAATGTCAATGTTACGCAGTTTGTAAATGGAGTGAAACGGATAGCCAACGGCCATTAACTCTGATTACTCTGCCTAATCTCTATATCTCTGTGTTTAACTAACCATGCACCATTTCATATCGCTTGCCGACGTAACGGACCTCGATGCCCTCATTCGATCGGGGCTGATGGCCAAAACAAACCCCTTTGCCGACGAACACCTCGGCCATCATAAAACCATTGGGTTGCTGTTTTTCAACTCCAGCCTACGTACCCGGCTCAGCACCGAAAAAGCCGCCCGCAACCTGGGCCTGAACGTGATGACCCTTAACGTGGGCTCGGATAGCTGGGGCCTGGAAATGGAAGACGGCGTCCTGATGAATGGCGACAAAGCCGAGCACGTCCGGGAAGCCGCCGCCGTGATGGGCCGCTACTGCGACATTCTTGCCATTCGAGCCTTCGCGGGCCTCACCGACCGCGCCCTCGACTACAAAGAGCAGGTCATGACGCAGTTTGCCCGGTTTGCCGGGGTGCCCATCGTCAACCTCGAATCGGCCACCCGCCACCCGCTGCAATCGCTGGCCGACTGCATCACCATCGAAGAAGCCCGGACAACGTACCCACTGGTGCCGGTACGGCCAAAAGTGGTGCTTACCTGGCTGCCGCATTTCAAACCGCTGCCGCAGGCCGTGGCCAACTCATTTAGTGAATGGATGAACGCCCGCGCCGCCGCCGGTAAGGTCGAGTTTGTCATCACCAACCCCGAAGGCTACGACCTCGCCCCGGAGTTTGTAGGCAACGCCCGCATCGAACACGACCAGAACAAGGCTTTTGAAGGAGCCGATTTCATCTATGGCAAAAACTGGTCGTCGTACGAGCACTACGGGCAGGTCCTGACGCAGGACCCTAGCTGGGCCGTGACAATGGACAAAATGAACCTGACTAACAACGGCCATTTCATGCACTGCCTGCCCGTGCGGCGCAACCTCAAAGTGTCCGACGAGGTGCTCGACAGCCCCCGGTCGCTGGTGATTGAGCAGGCCGCCAACCGCGAATGGTCGGCCCAAGCCGTGCTGCGTGAAATCTTATTGAGCTTATAAAAAACACCGCGAAGGGCGCTAAGGTAGACGCAAAGGACGCAAAGACGTTTTACATCAACTGGTTGTGAAAAATCGTCGCGCCCTTCGCGTTCATCTTGGCGCCTTTGCGTTCTAATTCCAAATGAACCCACTAACCGTACTGAAAATTGGCGGGAACGTCATTGATAACCCCGCCGCGCTGACGCGCTTCCTGACCACATTCTCGACCCTGACGGGCGATAAACTGCTGGTGCATGGGGGCGGCAAGATTGCCACGCAAATTGCCGAGAAACTGGGCGTACAGACCACGATGGTCGATGGACGCCGTATCACCGACAAGCCCATGCTCGACGTCGTTACGATGGTTTACGGCGGATTGGTCAACAAGCAGATCGTGGGGCAGTTGCAGACGCTGGGCACCAACGCCATTGGGCTGACCGGTGCCGATGCCGGGGTGGTGAAAGCTAACAAGCGACCCGTCAAAGACATTGATTATGGCTTCGTGGGCGATATCACCGAAGTTGATTCAGGGCGGCTACTGTCTTTTGCCAACGAAAGTCTGGTACCCGTGATGGCTCCGCTAACGGTAGACGCGTCGTCAGGTACGTTGCTCAACACCAACGCCGATACGCTGGCGCAGGCCATTGCGGTAGACCTTGTTCATAAGCGCGACGTGACGTTGGTGTATTGCTTCGAGAAAAAAGGCGTACTCGCCAACCCCGACGATGATAACAGCGTCATCAATCAGCTGACGCCTGAGGTGTATGCCGAACACAAAGCCGCTGGCAGCATCAACAAGGGTATGATTCCCAAACTAGACAACGCCTTTGCCGCCCTCAACGCTGGTGTGGCACGCGTCATCATCTGCCACGCCGACGAACTAGCCGCCGCCCTGGCTGGCACCGCGGGAACGAGTATTGTAATGAATAATGAATGATGGACAATGAATAATGGGCTGACGCACGAGTGATTTCGCGTCAGCCCATTATTCATTGTCCATCATTCATTATTCATTACAAAGCCAGCTCCTTCTCACTCACAATTGTGAGGATTTCGGTGTCTTTGAGGCGGGCGGCGAGGCCGAGGGTTTTGGGGACTTCATAGTGGAAGAAGTACTTCATCGTGTGGATCTTGCCTTCGTAAAAAGCCAGTTCGTCGCCCTGCGGATTCTGGGTGAGCATGGCCTGTTTGGCCACCACGGCCTGCTTGAGCCATTGCCAGGCCACCACCACAATACCCATCTGCTCCAGGAACAGCGTGGCATCGCTGAGGTAGCGCTCGTAGTCACCAGCCCCGGCATGCGGCATTAGCGCCTGCACCACCTCCTGCAACCGCCCCAGTTCCGCTTTCAACATGCCCGCATAGGGTTTGAACTCGTCGTGGGCCGAGGCGTCGGCGATGGTGCTGCCGATGGCCTGCATGAGCAGTTGGGCGGCTTTGCCCCCTTTCATGGTCATTTTGCGGCCCAGCAAGTCCTGCGCCTGAATGCCCGTGGTGCCTTCATAGATCGGCGTAATCCGGATGTCGCGGTAGAGTTGCTCGACGGGGAAATCCTCCGTAAAGCCGTAGCCACCAAAGGTTTGCACGCTTTGGCTCACCGACTGCACACCCATCTCCGAGGGATACGTTTTGGCCATCGGCATCAGGATTTCGAGCAGCAACTGTGCATTTTCTTTTTCCTCGCCCTCGGCTGCGTGGGCAATGTCGTACTGCTTGGCGGCTTCGAGCAACAGCGACAACGAACCTTCCGTCACCGCCTTCTGGAACAACAGCATCCGCCGCACGTCGGGGTGGTTGATGATCGGTGTCTGAGGCGCGTCGAGGATGCCTTTCTCGTTCAGGCGGCGGCTTTGCGGACGCTCTTTGGCGTATTGCAGTGCCGCATGGTAGGCCGCCGTGGCGATGCCCGCCGCTGTCATGCCCACGCCGAGCCGGGCTTCGTTCATCATCTGGAACATGTAGGGCAGGCCCATGTGCGGTTGCCCCACCAGGTACCCGATGCAATCGTCGCGCTCGCCCATGGTCAGATGCATCGCCGGCACACCCTTCTGCCCGAGTTTATGATACACGCCCGTCGACGTCACGTCGTTGTCGACCGGACCGTTTTCCGTATCCCGAAACTTAGGAACGACAAATAACGAAATACCCTTGGTGCCCTTTGGTGCCCCGTCGATGCGGGCGAGCATCAGGTGGATGATGTTGTCGGCGGCATCGTGGTCGCCAGCCGAAATAAACACTTTCTGCCCTTTGAGTTTGTAGCTGCCATCGGGTTGCGGCGTAGCCGTCGTAGTGATGTCGGAGAGCGACGAACCCGCCTGCGGCTCGGTGAGGGCCATGGTGCCCTGCCACCGCCCCGAGAGCATATTGGCCACGTACCGGTCGTTCAAGTCGTCGGAGCCGAAGGTGGCGATCAGGTTGGCCGCCCCCGCCGTGAGGCCGGTATACATCATGCCGTTGTTGGCCGCCATCAGGATGAAGCCAATGCACGAATTGATGAGTTCGGGCAGTTGCTGACCACCGCGCTCAAACGAAAAACCGGCGCCAATCAGGCCCGCTTCGCCCATCGCCTCCAGAAACGCCTTAATGCGTGGGTGCACCGTCACCTGCCCATTCTTTAATTCAGGCTGGTTACGATCCACGTCGCGCACGTAGGGGTACATGAGCGTGTCGGCAATGTGGGTAGCCGAATCGAGGGCCATGTCGAACGTACCCCGGTCGTGGGCCGAGAAGTACGGGTACTGCGTCAGGTCTTCGGCGTGGAAGACTTCATGCAGCAGAAAATTCAGGTTGCGTTTGCTGAAATAAGCCATTTTAACGAAGGGTTTACCGTCTAGCGGTTAAGGTTGGGTTGCCAAATCGGACCGACACATGGGCGCGAAGCCGTTTTAACCGTCAGCCCTCAACCGTTATACACCACTTTATTATGCATGCATACTACTTTTTCAAAAGTAAGAAAAAATGGGACGTAAAACAGAAAAGGATATATTGACGTTCTCTGGTTGGGCTGCCCGCTGTATCGGTCTGATAAGGCAGCGCCAACCAGATTCAAACCAAAAAAACCGTTTACTCATGAAACGATTTGTTGCTTTTCTATTTGTATTGTCGGCCCTCACGATGGGGTACGGCACGGCCTCGGCCCAAATGAATAACCGCAAGAGTCCGCATATCACTGCCGAAAGCCCCGACAAGTCGATCAAAGTGGTCTATGGCCAACCCGCCAAAAAAGGCCGGGTGGTGTTCGGGCCGGATGGTCTCGAAAAATATGGCAAACCCTGGCGCACCGGTGCCGACGAAGCCACCGAAATTACGTTTAAAAACGACGTGATGTTTGGCGGTAAGATGGTCAAAGCCGGTACGTACACGCTCGTGACCTTCCCCGACGCAAAGGAGTGGGGCGTGGTGCTCAACAGCCAATTGGGCCAATGGGGCGCCTATGATTACGACAAGTTCAAAGAAAAAAACGTGGTCGAAGTGAAAGTACCCGTATCGATGAACAAAACGCCGATCGAGAAACTGACGATCACGCCAAGCAATAAAAGCCTGACCATCGCCTGGGACAACATGACGGTATCGGTACCGGTCATGGCCCACGGCATGAGTGGCGCGCCCGGTGCCGACAAAGGCAAGTAAGCGTATACTGGTTATACAAGAAAAAGCCCCGCTGGTCAGCCAGTGGGGCTTTTTCTTGTTGCCTTGCTAAGGCGAAGCAGGGTCGATCACTTCAGCAGTTTGTAATTCTTCCACTCGCCAAAGCGGTGCTTAAGTCGGTCCTCGATGGCGTAGATAATTTTCTCTTTCAAGGATGGCTTGTAGGAAAGCTTAGTCGGATCGAAGTCGTAGTTGCCATTGGCGATCCATTCCCGCATAACGGCCGGGTGCGTGCCTTCAAACCGCTTGACCCGGAAGATGTTATAATAATTAAGCTGCTTGGGCGCGGCAGTGGGTTCGGTTGCTTCCTCAGGCTTGGCGCCGTAGAACGTTGAGAAATAGGCCCATTTCTTATACATGGCTTCTGGCGGGCGCACATAGCTATAGTGATGAACCGGCACAGGCACGTACCTGACCCAAAGTTTAGTCCCTTTTTCGCCTGACAGGTACGTCTCGTAGGACTGGTAACGCCGAAACCCCTGCGAATCGCGGTAGGCGTAGGCGTTCAGCCCATTACGAAATACCCGGATTTCCTTCTTATGCTGTTTGCGGGTATTGTTGAGGTAATCATAGCTGCCGTAGAAGTTCAGGAAATCAAACAGTAGTCCTTCTACCCGCGGATCGGGATCGGCATCCACGATCGCCTGCCGGATCGTGGGCAGGTCGCGTTCGTGGATAATCTCATCGGCCTGAATATGAAAGAGCCAATCGCCGGTGCATTCACGAAGGGCGGTATTGGCTTGCAGCGCGAAGATTTTACCGTTCTGCCGCATCGCCTCGTCCCAAACGGTGTCGACGATGCGGATTCGCGGATCGCCGAGGGCTTCAATGGCCTCACGCGTGCCATCCGTCGAATCGCCAACCGCCACTACAAACTCATCGCAGATTGGTAAAATGGATTGAATCGCTTCCAGAAACGGGTACTGATAGGAGAACCCATTCCGGATATAAGAAAAGCCGCTAATTGTCATGCAGTAAAACTAATTGGCAATTGCGACACTTCTGCCGATCAGAACGGATAACCTACGGCGATGTTCAGCACGAGGTTTTCCTTCCGCCAGCTTGGGTCACGGAAATTGATCTGATTGAGCACCCAACGCTGCCCCTCGTCCAGATACGGTTTGTGGAAGGGCGTCGCTAGGTCGGCACGAATCAGGAAATACGACAGGTCGATGCGCAAACCGACCCCGCCACCGATGGCGAGTTCGCTCAGAAAATTTTTGTTGAACTGAGTGTCCAATCCACCGACGGTTTCATTCGTGTAGTTCCAGACGTTGCCAGCGTCGACGAAAGCCGCCAGTTGAAAGAGCGATCCCAACTTTGCCCGTAACTCGGTATTCACCTCCAGCTTGATGTCGCCGCCACCATCCTGCCGCAGAATGCCACTGTCGACAAACCCAATGCGGCCCGGCCCGACGGCGCGGGGTCTGAAGGCTCGTACGCTGTTAGCACCTCCAATGAAATATTGCCTTACAAATGGCATGACGTTGATGTTGCCGTAGGGAATCCCGATGCCGCCAAAGAAGCGGTTAGCCCAGGTTAGCTTGGGGGTCAGCTGGAAGTAATGCCGGGTATCAACGTCAGTCCGGAAGAACTGGGCAAATTGAATCCCAAAAATTCGGCGGTATTCGTCTTCGCCCAACGGGATCAGCAGACCGGCCAGATTTCCAGCGGGTTCTACATTCCACGTCAACCGATTCGTGTAACGGCTCTTCGTTCTGGGATCTGAGTTGTAGTTGAGCGTGTAAATGCTGCTCAGAATAAACTGCGGATCTAAGAGCCGAATGGCTGCGCTCTGTATCGCTGGGTTAGGATCGATCAGTTGGTTAAAAAAGGCGGGTTTCTCGTTGAAAATGAACGCGTAGGCGATATTGAAGGGCGTAACACTATGCTCGATCCGATTACTGGTCCGAAAAGCGTAGCCAAATGACGCCCGGA comes from Fibrella aestuarina BUZ 2 and encodes:
- a CDS encoding aspartate aminotransferase family protein, producing MAQLFNVYPLYDIEPVRAQGSYLWDNNGIRYLDLYGGHAVISVGHTHPRYVQALTDQLHKIQFYSNSVRIPQQQELADKLGELSGHPDYALFLCNSGAEANENALKLASFHTGRKGVVAFTKSFHGRTAGAVAATDNPAIVAPVNATDHVTFLLFNDPDAAMAGITTDTCAVIVEGIQGVGGIQVASDAFLKALRQRCDETGAVLILDSVQCGYGRSGKFFSHQYSGIRADIISMAKGMGNGFPIGGILIAPEFKASYGLLGTTFGGNHLACVAGIAVLDIMREEGLMDNAARIGTYLMDGIRQIGGYKDLRGRGLMIGIEYDFPVEALRHQLLFEHKQFTGVAGKHTIRLLPSLALGTDEADQFLEALENCLLKHRDTATAQS
- a CDS encoding GxxExxY protein, coding for MVVLFRFIDLLIDEQLVVDLKAVDSLLSIHTAQILKYLRVAKCRFGLLINVNVTQFVNGVKRIANGH
- a CDS encoding acyl-CoA dehydrogenase, whose product is MAYFSKRNLNFLLHEVFHAEDLTQYPYFSAHDRGTFDMALDSATHIADTLMYPYVRDVDRNQPELKNGQVTVHPRIKAFLEAMGEAGLIGAGFSFERGGQQLPELINSCIGFILMAANNGMMYTGLTAGAANLIATFGSDDLNDRYVANMLSGRWQGTMALTEPQAGSSLSDITTTATPQPDGSYKLKGQKVFISAGDHDAADNIIHLMLARIDGAPKGTKGISLFVVPKFRDTENGPVDNDVTSTGVYHKLGQKGVPAMHLTMGERDDCIGYLVGQPHMGLPYMFQMMNEARLGVGMTAAGIATAAYHAALQYAKERPQSRRLNEKGILDAPQTPIINHPDVRRMLLFQKAVTEGSLSLLLEAAKQYDIAHAAEGEEKENAQLLLEILMPMAKTYPSEMGVQSVSQSVQTFGGYGFTEDFPVEQLYRDIRITPIYEGTTGIQAQDLLGRKMTMKGGKAAQLLMQAIGSTIADASAHDEFKPYAGMLKAELGRLQEVVQALMPHAGAGDYERYLSDATLFLEQMGIVVVAWQWLKQAVVAKQAMLTQNPQGDELAFYEGKIHTMKYFFHYEVPKTLGLAARLKDTEILTIVSEKELAL
- the argB gene encoding acetylglutamate kinase gives rise to the protein MNPLTVLKIGGNVIDNPAALTRFLTTFSTLTGDKLLVHGGGKIATQIAEKLGVQTTMVDGRRITDKPMLDVVTMVYGGLVNKQIVGQLQTLGTNAIGLTGADAGVVKANKRPVKDIDYGFVGDITEVDSGRLLSFANESLVPVMAPLTVDASSGTLLNTNADTLAQAIAVDLVHKRDVTLVYCFEKKGVLANPDDDNSVINQLTPEVYAEHKAAGSINKGMIPKLDNAFAALNAGVARVIICHADELAAALAGTAGTSIVMNNE
- a CDS encoding DUF2911 domain-containing protein is translated as MKRFVAFLFVLSALTMGYGTASAQMNNRKSPHITAESPDKSIKVVYGQPAKKGRVVFGPDGLEKYGKPWRTGADEATEITFKNDVMFGGKMVKAGTYTLVTFPDAKEWGVVLNSQLGQWGAYDYDKFKEKNVVEVKVPVSMNKTPIEKLTITPSNKSLTIAWDNMTVSVPVMAHGMSGAPGADKGK
- a CDS encoding N-acetylornithine carbamoyltransferase, translated to MHHFISLADVTDLDALIRSGLMAKTNPFADEHLGHHKTIGLLFFNSSLRTRLSTEKAARNLGLNVMTLNVGSDSWGLEMEDGVLMNGDKAEHVREAAAVMGRYCDILAIRAFAGLTDRALDYKEQVMTQFARFAGVPIVNLESATRHPLQSLADCITIEEARTTYPLVPVRPKVVLTWLPHFKPLPQAVANSFSEWMNARAAAGKVEFVITNPEGYDLAPEFVGNARIEHDQNKAFEGADFIYGKNWSSYEHYGQVLTQDPSWAVTMDKMNLTNNGHFMHCLPVRRNLKVSDEVLDSPRSLVIEQAANREWSAQAVLREILLSL
- a CDS encoding glycosyltransferase family 2 protein, whose product is MTISGFSYIRNGFSYQYPFLEAIQSILPICDEFVVAVGDSTDGTREAIEALGDPRIRIVDTVWDEAMRQNGKIFALQANTALRECTGDWLFHIQADEIIHERDLPTIRQAIVDADPDPRVEGLLFDFLNFYGSYDYLNNTRKQHKKEIRVFRNGLNAYAYRDSQGFRRYQSYETYLSGEKGTKLWVRYVPVPVHHYSYVRPPEAMYKKWAYFSTFYGAKPEEATEPTAAPKQLNYYNIFRVKRFEGTHPAVMREWIANGNYDFDPTKLSYKPSLKEKIIYAIEDRLKHRFGEWKNYKLLK